In Passer domesticus isolate bPasDom1 chromosome 1, bPasDom1.hap1, whole genome shotgun sequence, one DNA window encodes the following:
- the SOSTDC1 gene encoding sclerostin domain-containing protein 1, whose translation MLLPAIHFYGFLLACIFTRSYLAFKNDATEILYSHVVKPAAASPSSNSTLNQARNGGRHYTSTGSDRNNRVQVGCRELRSTKYISDGQCTSINPLKELVCAGECLPLPLLPNWIGGGYGTKYWSRRSSQEWRCVNDKTRTQRIQLQCQDGSIRTYKITVVTACKCKRYTRQHNESSHNFEGTSQAKPIQHHKERKRASKSSKHSTS comes from the exons ATGCTTCTCCCTGCCATTCACTTCTACGGCTTTCTGCTGGCTTGCATCTTCACGAGAAGCTACTTGGCTTTCAAGAACGATGCCACAGAGATACTTTATTCTCACGTTGTTAAACCCGCTGCGGCGAGCCCAAGTAGCAACAGCACGTTGAATCAAGCTAGAAACGGAGGCAGGCACTACACCAGCACTGGATCCGACCGTAACA ATCGCGTTCAAGTTGGTTGTCGAGAACTGAGATCCACCAAGTACATCTCAGATGGCCAGTGCACCAGCATTAATCCCCTGAAAGAACTGGTGTGTGCTGGTGAATGCCTCCCTTTGCCACTGCTGCCCAACTGGATTGGAGGAGGTTACGGAACCAAGTACTGGAGCAGGCGGAGCTCGCAGGAGTGGAGATGTGTCAACGACAAAACTCGCACTCAGAGGATCCAGCTCCAGTGCCAGGATGGAAGTATAAGAACCTACAAAATAACTGTGGTCACAGCCTGCAAGTGCAAGAGGTACACCAGGCAGCACAATGAGTCCAGCCACAACTTCGAGGGAACCTCTCAAGCAAAACCCATCCAGCAccacaaagaaaggaaaagagccaGTAAATCCAGCAAGCATAGTACAAGTTAG